In a genomic window of Rhopalosiphum maidis isolate BTI-1 chromosome 4, ASM367621v3, whole genome shotgun sequence:
- the LOC113560699 gene encoding palmitoyltransferase ZDHHC5 — protein sequence MPKCGLHTKYLPATFAWILLLGTTGAFFYYPCRFFAQFYPWVPVVHGIVTFFVIANFTLATFMDPGVIPKAPEDEDTGDDFQSPLYKSTEVNTIQVRMKWCSTCRFYRPPRCSHCSVCNCCIETFDHHCPWVNNCIGRRNYRYFFFFLISLSIHMASIFGVCCWYILYHKDKIGDIDTLVSLTLCGLVIILFIPIFGLTGFHAVLVARGRTTNEQVTGKFKGGYNPFSHGCRLNCIIILFGPQFPSLLKVKTSKYQKHKKQIQNSFNVPPPLLTKEDNCGPPVAKTYLDNSNGLHHSNNYNKMSPGRECLELDIELTASQSQDCEPTPPLQRQGSKNNFYLPSYDTTDSARMSYVTRTAPHPSRPRMNEMGNSLSRETMLDSNRQSNIIMQSPTMQQRMKVIGVPTALALSSPLRRSNPGTPTQVKRPDFIGVGTSTKHYEYQDRSPQRRFLSEGDILREHERPPSYPRINNTVDNIQELAGSPQRGVYTWKDTPGTTGSYYVPRQAPTFNYCAAHNDYRSNPTSPTTKTYYPVRGGVPVYPPQPSPVGKKKPPPVQTRRPMSFARALDHDAMEMSISRGNSTDNGSPDRKSAYDKNYEISV from the exons ATGCCAAAATGCGGATTGCACACGAAATATTTGCCAGCGACTTTTGCATGGATACTGCTACTAGGGACGACTGgggcttttttttattatcc atgtcGATTTTTTGCTCAATTTTATCCATGGGTACCAGTTGTTCATGGCATAGTGACGTTTTTTGTTATAGCAAACTTCACTTTGGCTACATTTATGGATCCAGGTGTAATACCAAAAG caCCAGAAGACGAAGACACTGGTGATGACTTCCAGTCACCTTTATATAAGTCAACCGAAGTGAACACAATTCAAGTGAGAATGAAATGGTGTTCAACATGTAGATTTTACAGGCCACCAAGATGCTCTCATTGTAGTGTTTGCAACTGTTGTAttgaa ACTTTCGATCATCATTGCCCATGGGTTAACAATTGTATTGGTCGCCGCAACTATCGctatttcttcttttttctTATATCACTTAGTATACACATGGCGTCTATATTTGGTGTTTGTtgttggtatattttatatcataaagatAAAATCGGAGACATTGATACTTTAGTATC atTAACATTATGTGgcttagtaattattttgttcatacCAATATTTGGTTTGACTGGTTTTCATGCTGTATTAGTAGCTCGTGGTCGTACAACTAATGAACAAGTCACCGGAAAGTTCAAAGGTGGTTACAATCCATTTTCACATGGCTGCCGTctaaactgtataattattttatttggacCTCAGTTTCCTAG tttgttaaaagtgaaaacttcaaaatatcaaaaacataaaaaacaaattcagaACAGTTTTAATGTACCTCCGCCATTGTTAACAAAAGAAGATAATTGTGGGCCACCTGTCGCTAAAACTTATTTGGATAATAGCAATGGCTTACaccattcaaataattataataag atGTCACCAGGAAGAGAGTGTTTAGAGCTTGATATTGAATTAACTGCTTCACAGTCACAAGATTGTGAACCTACGCCGCCATTACAGCGTCAAGGctcaaaaaacaatttttacttgCCCTCCTATGATACAACTGACAGTGCCAGGATGTCTTATGTCACACGGACAGCACCACACCCATCACGacctag aATGAACGAAATGGGCAACAGTTTGTCAAGAGAAACCATGTTAGATTCAAATCGTCAATCCAACATCATTATGCAAAGTCCAACTATGCAGCAGAGAATGAAAGTTATTGGAGTACCTACAGCTTTGGCACTGTCTAGTCCATTAAGGCG ATCGAACCCTGGAACTCCTACTCAAGTAAAACGGCCAGACTTCATAGGTGTTGGGACTTCTACTAAACATTATGAATATCAAGATCGTAGTCCACAACGACGTTTTTTGTCTGAAGGCGACATATTACGTGAACACGAACGTCCACCTTCATATccacgtataaataatacagttgACAATATTCAAGAATTAGCTGGATCACCACAGAGGGGTGTTTATACATGGAAAGACACTCCTGGGACAACTGGTTCTTACTATGTCCCTCGACAAGCACCTACATTCAACTATTGTGCAGCACATAATGATTATAGATCTAATCCAACTAGTCCAActacaaaaacatattatccaGTTCGTGGAGGGGTTCCTGTTTATCCACCTCAACCATCACCTGTAGGCAAGAAAAAACCTCCTCCTGTACAGACTAGGAGACCTATGTCTTTTGCCAGGGCATTAGACCACGACGCAATGGAGATGTCAATTAGTAGAGGAAACAGCACCGACAACGGAAGTCCTGATCGTAAAAGTGCTTATGACAAAAACTATGAAATATCTGTTTAA
- the LOC113560700 gene encoding derlin-2, producing the protein MAYHTLRHEYMQMPPVTRAYTTACVITTLAVQLDVVSPFQLYFNPLLILKQFQVWRLITTFLFFGNIGFNFLFNMIFTYRYCRMLEEGSFRSRTADFVMMFLFGAVLMIFWAFFINLLFLGQALTIMLVYIWSRRNPYIRMNFFGVLNFQAPYLPWVLLGFSILLGNTPWVDLMGIAVGHCYYYLEDVLPQHRANLKILKTPLFLKHLLDPAPEEDHVPPPEFRPGGFNWGGNAAEIPPEARQNE; encoded by the exons ATGGCGTACCATACGCTACGACACGAATACATGCAAATGCCACCAGTCACTAGAGCGTACACGACAGCTTGTGTAATCACCACCCTAGCAGTG CAGTTAGATGTTGTCTCCCCATTCCAGTTGTACTTCAATCCATTGctgatattaaaacaatttcaa GTATGGAGATTGATCACCACTTTTCTGTTTTTCGGAAACATTGGtttcaattttctatttaacatGATATTCACATATCGTTATTGTCGCATGCTTGAAGAAGGATCATTTCGTTCAAGAACAGCAGACTTCGTAATGATGTTTTTGTTTGGTGCCGTATTAATGATT ttttgggcattttttatcaacttaTTATTCTTAGGACAAGCACTGACAATAATGTTAGTATATATTTGGTCACGAAGAAACCCGTATATTAGAATGAACTTCTTTGGTGTACTAAACTTTCAG GCTCCATACTTGCCATGGGTATTGCTTGGTTTTTCAATTCTGTTGGGGAACACACCATGGGTAGATTTGATGGGAATTGCAGTTGgccattgttattattatttagaagacGTGCTTCCTCAACATAGAGCCaatcttaaaattcttaaaacacCACTTTTCTT AAAACACCTTCTTGATCCAGCACCAGAAGAAGATCATGTACCTCCACCAGAGTTTCGTCCGGGAGGATTTAATTGGGGAGGAAATGCAGCTGAAATTCCACCTGAAGCACGTCAAAATGAATAA
- the LOC113560779 gene encoding ARF GTPase-activating protein GIT2 has protein sequence MSNKYKNYDACADCSAPDSDWVVVNRGLYICDECCSIHRSIGRHISQIKSLSADWCPITLNMVRTLHQANVNTLWEHALSDNKNYRKKPTPKDPLPLKEDFIRAKHRQQLFILKSSDTREDLNQQLHSSVRTSNLETSLRILAQGADSNYYHPEKGNYPLHVAAKAGQILQAELLLTYGADPRAIDSNGNTPAICAKLSGHKDINDRLNDSMYEVLNVLSMYVFGRKVEHKNDVHIIPFDPNDECIKQEGDQQEAIQKMQQLPNYLFEDLVLDVFDEIDRRETEKIWQQKNSQAHIMSVPFLPVNPDLSSMKNQGRQKLACYGQKEFKNLVKQILIEINRRTQPVNKVISKLKYDDDEPLYDHVASDEDYATPEQIAAMMTIQIKPPINLNSKENSFQIEKNAIEETIDSNKMSMNHIVPNLPLFNGKAFETKLSESEAKISKLISEIDLLKKKVEEVTKENLELKCEMLRQKQPTLAINENECGDVKQPIRPVSMYETREGIKCDMNQSTQTGSLPLYEDVVRHTAQVTKGIQELWTNIRSSEACKAFVPGTEKIRTAVVELTAIFPHSINDDVLKSALWSLNTNTTQLQLECACLEAGVERVRDCSFNIAKATKQLLTRF, from the exons ATgtctaataagtataaaaactatgatGCATGCGCCGATTGCAGTGCTCCAG ATTCAGATTGGGTAGTTGTAAATCGTggattatatatttgtgaCGAATGTTGTAGTATTCATCGTAGTATTGGTCGACATATATCACAGATCAAAAGTTTAAGTGCCGACTGGTGTccaataacattaaat atGGTGAGGACTTTACATCAAGCTAATGTTAATACACTTTGGGAACATGCTTTAAGCGATAATAAGAATTACAGAAAAAAACCTACTCCTAAGGATCcact aCCATTAAAAGAAGATTTTATACGTGCTAAACATAGACAGCAGTTgttcatattaaaaagtagTGATACCAGAGAAGATTTAAATCAACAATTACATTCTAGTGTCAGAACATCAAATCTTGAAACAAGCTTAAGAATCTTAGCTCAAGGAGCTGattctaattattatcatccT GAAAAAGGAAATTATCCATTACATGTGGCAGCTAAAGCAGGGCAAATATTACAGGCTGAACTGTTACTTACCTATGGAGCTGATCCACGTGCCATTGATAGCAATGGAAATACTCCAGCAATTTGTGCCAA GTTATCTGGTCATAAAGATATTAATGATAGACTAAATGATAGTATGTATGAAGTATTAAATGTTCTTTCAATGTATGTATTTGGACGCAAAGTAGAACATAAAAATGATGTCCATATAATACCATTTGATCCAAATGATGAATGTATCAAACAAGAAGGTGATCAACAAGAAGCTATACAAAAGATGCAGCag ttgcCTAATTACTTGTTTGAAGATTTAGTATTGGACGTTTTTGATGAAATTGATCGAAGAGAAACtgaaaaaa tttgGCAACAAAAAAATTCGCAAGCTCATATTATGTCAGTACCATTTTTGCCGGTAAATCCTGATTTATCATCAATGAAAAATCAAGGACGACAAAAATTAGCTTGTTATGGtcaaaaagaatttaaaaatcttgtcAAGCAAATTTTGATTGAAATAAACAGAAGGACTCAACCag tgaataaagttatttcaaaattaaaatatgatgatgatgaaCCACTTTATGATCATGTTGCTTCTGATGAAGACTATGCAACACCTGAACAAATTGCTGCAAtg atgacaatacaaattaaaccacctattaatttaaacagtaaagagaatagttttcaaatagaaaaaaatgctATTGAAGAAACCATAGATTCAAACAAAATGAGTATGAATCATATAGTGCCTAATTTGCCTTTGTTTAATGGTAAGGCCTtcgaaacaaaattatcaGAGTCTGAGGCCAAAATTTCCAAATTGATTTCAGAAATTgatttactgaaaaaaaaa GTAGAAGAAGTTACTAAagaaaatttagaattaaaatgtgaaatgttACGACAAAAACAACCAACACTGGCAATCAATGAAAACGAGTGTGGTGATGTTAAACAACCGATAAGACCTGTATCAATGTATGAAACTCGGGAAGGAATAAAATGTGATATGAATCAAAGTACACAA ACAGGTAGTTTACCATTATATGAAGATGTTGTTCGTCATACTGCTCAAGTAACTAAGGGTATACAAGAACTATGGACTAATATAAGATCATCAGAAGCTTGTAAAGCATTTGTTCCTGGCACTGAAAAAATTAGGACTGCTGTAGTTGAACTTACTGCAATATTTCCACAT AGTATTAATGATGATGTTCTAAAATCGGCATTATGGTCATTGAATACAAATACTACTCAACTACAACTTGAATGTGCATGTTTGGAAGCTGGTGTTGAAAGAGTGCGGGATTGCTCATTCAATATTGCAAAAGCTACTAAACAGCTTTTGACAAGGTTTTGA